Proteins co-encoded in one Bacteroidota bacterium genomic window:
- a CDS encoding DUF3108 domain-containing protein has protein sequence MILLVLLLISLTSFSQTPTCSIKNTVVKSGEKLRYEISYNWGVIWVNAGEASFETSLIQQNTKTYYKFTGLGATYPKYDWMYKVRDRFETICDTTYLKPLRYIRDTHEGATANYSDNIFNYSSLKAYSFTRLKNKTIKADSVKIESCTFDVLSMIYSARNIDFNSYPKNTRIPISLYLDNAVYSLYIDYLGKETITTEMGTFNCIKFHPMLVEGTIFKAGDDMTVWVTDDKNKLPLYVETPILVGTIKAKLKSYEGLKNPMSAKIK, from the coding sequence TTGATTCTACTTGTATTGCTTCTTATTTCACTTACTAGCTTTTCACAAACTCCAACCTGTTCAATTAAAAATACAGTTGTTAAGTCGGGAGAAAAGTTGAGGTATGAAATTTCATACAATTGGGGAGTGATATGGGTGAATGCAGGTGAAGCAAGTTTTGAAACTTCCCTTATTCAACAAAATACTAAAACCTATTATAAATTTACCGGACTAGGAGCTACCTATCCAAAATATGATTGGATGTATAAAGTGCGTGACCGATTTGAAACAATTTGTGATACCACTTATTTGAAACCACTACGCTACATAAGAGATACACACGAAGGGGCAACTGCTAATTACAGCGATAATATTTTTAATTATTCAAGTCTGAAGGCTTATAGTTTTACACGATTGAAAAATAAAACAATAAAAGCTGATTCAGTAAAAATTGAGAGTTGTACCTTCGATGTACTTAGCATGATTTACTCGGCAAGAAATATTGATTTTAATTCCTATCCCAAAAACACCCGAATACCAATTTCGCTGTACCTTGATAATGCTGTATATTCGCTCTACATTGATTATTTGGGAAAGGAAACAATTACCACCGAAATGGGAACATTTAACTGTATAAAGTTTCATCCAATGTTAGTAGAAGGAACTATTTTTAAAGCAGGTGATGACATGACAGTGTGGGTAACAGATGATAAGAATAAACTTCCTCTTTATGTTGAAACACCAATTTTGGTTGGAACAATAAAAGCAAAACTTAAATCGTACGAAGGGTTAAAAAATCCTATGAGTGCAAAAATTAAATAA
- a CDS encoding RNA-binding S4 domain-containing protein, with amino-acid sequence MKTKNFKITGEYIELIKLLKASGLCAMGSDAKYCVSNGNVKLNGNTELRLRAKVRPGDKVELDSNEVVIE; translated from the coding sequence ATGAAAACAAAAAATTTTAAAATTACCGGTGAATATATTGAACTCATAAAATTGCTGAAAGCATCGGGTTTATGCGCTATGGGAAGCGATGCAAAATATTGTGTTAGCAATGGAAACGTTAAATTGAATGGCAACACCGAGTTACGTCTCCGTGCAAAAGTACGACCAGGAGATAAAGTAGAATTAGATTCGAATGAAGTTGTAATCGAATAA
- a CDS encoding TonB-dependent receptor yields MKNLKIAPAAFMVTVLLVGYSTLCFSQYSLSGKITSKNSSEKLIGASIKIINTYLATQSNVDGRYILKKLKAGKYTMSVSSIGYETSYCDVILQSDTVIDFQLQQTSLLQEEFIVEATRANSKTAGSNTLLSKSEIEKNNVGQDLPYLLNLQPSVVTTSDAGNGVGYTGIRIRGSDGSRINTTINGIALNDAESQISFFVDVPDLLSSVDNIQIQRGVGTSTNGSGAFGGSINIETTKLTVEPYAAYSSSAGSFSTFKNTLNIGSGLLANAYSFDVRLSKISSDGYIDRGTSNLLAYYLSGGYYGKNSTLKFISFGGTEKTYQCWNGVPEAKLFGDSSQLADYIQRNYLSEIATQNILQSSARTYNSFTYTNQTDNYKQLNYQLHFSQRIKNYWNASVALHYTKGLGYYEEYKEAVSFTDYNLQNVVLTNDTVFSTNLVRQKWLSNDYYGVTYSLNYSRSKKFYATLGGAYSIYDGDHYTKLLWANYFSNADLNKKYNFSNGLKKDFNFYAKVNYQLNRLFNAFVDVQYRKVSYSYPGFTASLEIEKQKALLNFFNPKVGLSYFISSNKLLYISYSIANKEPSRDDFIQASTTSVPAPEKLMNWELGYVQKNKRYSYSFNTYFMNYQNQLVLNGEVNDVGAYNRTNVNNSHRLGIEYMTSIQLFKKLEWTANATWSSNKINQFYEFVDNYDSSYQEVIEHRNTDISFSPDWVASSSLSYTPVKNLTAVFSSKYVGKQYLDNTSSSDRMLDAYWVNDLRFNYSLHFKQLKEILFTLSLNNLFNEQYESNGYTYNYISNGKLVVENFYFPQAGFNFMAGATLKF; encoded by the coding sequence ATGAAAAATTTAAAAATTGCACCTGCTGCCTTTATGGTAACTGTTCTATTAGTTGGGTATTCAACTTTATGTTTTTCTCAATATAGCCTTAGCGGGAAAATCACTTCTAAAAATAGTTCCGAGAAATTAATTGGAGCAAGTATTAAAATAATAAATACCTATCTCGCAACACAAAGCAATGTGGATGGTAGGTATATTTTGAAAAAATTAAAAGCAGGAAAGTATACTATGAGTGTTTCATCCATTGGCTATGAAACAAGCTATTGTGATGTAATCTTACAAAGTGATACTGTTATCGATTTTCAACTTCAGCAAACCAGTTTGTTACAAGAAGAGTTTATTGTAGAAGCAACACGCGCTAATTCTAAAACAGCAGGTAGCAATACGCTTCTCTCCAAAAGCGAAATTGAAAAAAACAATGTGGGGCAAGATCTACCCTACTTGCTCAATTTGCAACCTTCTGTGGTTACAACATCGGATGCCGGAAATGGGGTTGGTTATACGGGTATTCGAATTAGAGGCAGCGATGGTAGTCGTATTAACACTACTATTAATGGTATAGCATTAAATGATGCCGAATCTCAAATTTCCTTTTTTGTAGATGTTCCCGACTTGCTATCCTCTGTTGATAATATTCAAATTCAACGTGGTGTTGGTACTTCTACCAATGGTTCGGGCGCATTTGGCGGAAGCATTAACATTGAAACTACCAAGTTAACTGTTGAACCCTATGCTGCATACTCAAGCTCGGCTGGAAGTTTTTCAACTTTTAAGAATACGCTGAATATAGGCTCAGGCTTATTAGCAAATGCTTACAGTTTTGATGTACGGCTTTCCAAAATATCAAGTGATGGATACATCGATCGTGGTACATCAAATTTGCTAGCTTACTACCTTTCAGGAGGATACTATGGAAAAAACAGCACGCTGAAATTTATCAGTTTTGGAGGAACCGAAAAAACCTATCAATGTTGGAATGGAGTTCCTGAAGCAAAGCTATTCGGCGATTCATCACAACTGGCCGATTACATTCAACGTAACTATCTTTCAGAAATTGCAACGCAAAATATTTTGCAATCATCAGCCCGTACCTACAATTCATTTACTTACACAAATCAAACCGATAATTACAAACAGCTCAATTACCAATTACATTTTAGTCAGCGTATTAAAAACTATTGGAATGCTTCGGTAGCATTGCATTATACTAAAGGACTTGGTTATTATGAAGAATACAAAGAAGCTGTAAGTTTTACTGATTACAATCTTCAAAATGTAGTGCTTACCAACGATACAGTATTTTCAACGAACCTTGTTCGACAAAAATGGTTGAGCAATGATTATTATGGAGTAACCTATTCTTTAAATTATTCACGCTCTAAAAAATTCTATGCAACACTTGGAGGTGCCTATTCAATTTACGATGGCGATCATTATACAAAACTTCTATGGGCTAACTATTTCAGCAATGCAGATTTAAATAAAAAATACAATTTTTCGAATGGACTAAAAAAGGACTTCAACTTTTATGCAAAAGTCAATTATCAATTAAACCGTTTGTTTAATGCATTTGTAGATGTTCAGTATCGCAAAGTTTCATATTCCTATCCGGGATTCACTGCTTCTTTAGAAATTGAAAAACAAAAAGCATTGTTAAACTTCTTTAATCCCAAAGTAGGACTAAGCTATTTTATAAGTAGCAATAAATTACTTTATATAAGTTATTCAATTGCCAATAAAGAACCTTCAAGAGATGATTTTATACAAGCTTCAACTACTAGTGTTCCGGCGCCCGAAAAATTGATGAACTGGGAGTTGGGTTATGTCCAAAAAAATAAACGCTATTCCTATTCTTTTAATACTTATTTTATGAATTACCAAAACCAATTGGTTTTAAACGGAGAAGTTAACGATGTAGGAGCCTACAACCGTACTAACGTTAATAATAGTCATCGTTTAGGAATCGAATACATGACCTCAATACAACTGTTCAAAAAATTAGAATGGACAGCAAATGCAACCTGGAGCAGCAATAAAATAAATCAGTTTTATGAGTTTGTGGATAATTACGATAGCAGTTACCAGGAAGTAATTGAACACCGAAATACCGATATTTCATTTTCGCCCGATTGGGTTGCTTCCAGTAGTTTAAGTTATACTCCTGTTAAAAATTTGACTGCTGTTTTTTCGAGTAAATATGTTGGCAAACAATACCTCGATAATACTTCCTCTTCCGATCGAATGCTCGATGCATACTGGGTGAATGATTTGCGTTTCAATTATAGTTTGCACTTTAAGCAACTAAAAGAAATACTGTTCACGCTTAGCTTAAACAACCTTTTCAACGAACAGTACGAATCAAATGGATATACCTATAATTACATTTCGAATGGAAAATTAGTTGTTGAGAATTTCTATTTTCCACAAGCAGGATTTAATTTTATGGCAGGTGCTACACTAAAATTCTAA
- a CDS encoding isocitrate dehydrogenase (NADP(+)) — MNKIKVSNPVVELDGDEMTRVIWSFIKEKLIHPYLDLDIKYYDLGMEHRDATDDKVTVEAAEAIKKYNVGIKCATITPDEERVREFKLKQMWKSPNGTIRNILDGTVFREPIVMKNIPRLVPNWTAPICIGRHAFGDQYRATDFVTKGKGKLTISFTPEDGGPVQSFEVFNFKSDGVALAMYNTDESIKGFARSCFNQAIMKKWPLYLSTKNTILKKYDGRFKDIFEEIYQSEFKSKMDALGLTYEHRLIDDMVASALKWNGNFVWACKNYDGDVQSDTVAQGFGSLGLMTSTLVTPDGKTMEAEAAHGTVTRHYRMHQQGKPTSTNPIASIFAWTQGLAFRGMLDNNQDLIKFCKTLETVCIETVESGKMTKDLAVCIHGNAVKQEHYLTTEDFLSAIDSNLKLKLA, encoded by the coding sequence ATGAATAAAATTAAAGTTAGCAACCCTGTAGTTGAACTCGATGGTGATGAAATGACCCGTGTAATTTGGTCTTTTATTAAAGAAAAACTAATTCACCCTTATCTAGATTTGGATATTAAATATTACGATTTAGGAATGGAGCATCGTGATGCAACCGACGATAAAGTTACTGTTGAAGCTGCTGAAGCAATTAAAAAATACAATGTTGGAATTAAATGCGCCACCATTACGCCTGATGAAGAAAGAGTGCGCGAATTTAAATTAAAACAAATGTGGAAATCACCGAATGGAACAATTCGAAATATTTTGGATGGTACCGTTTTTCGTGAACCCATAGTTATGAAAAATATTCCGCGTTTAGTGCCTAACTGGACTGCTCCTATTTGCATTGGTCGTCATGCTTTTGGTGACCAATATCGTGCTACCGATTTTGTAACCAAAGGCAAAGGAAAACTAACTATAAGTTTTACCCCCGAAGATGGTGGCCCTGTTCAGAGCTTTGAAGTTTTTAATTTTAAAAGCGATGGTGTTGCTCTTGCCATGTACAATACTGACGAAAGTATAAAAGGTTTTGCACGTTCTTGCTTTAACCAAGCAATTATGAAAAAGTGGCCACTCTACCTTTCTACTAAAAATACCATCTTAAAAAAATACGATGGACGTTTTAAAGATATTTTCGAAGAAATTTATCAATCAGAATTTAAATCAAAAATGGATGCTTTGGGTCTTACTTATGAGCATCGACTAATTGATGATATGGTTGCCAGCGCATTAAAATGGAACGGAAATTTTGTGTGGGCTTGTAAAAATTATGATGGAGACGTACAAAGCGATACTGTTGCACAAGGATTTGGATCCTTAGGCTTAATGACTTCTACTTTGGTTACTCCCGATGGTAAAACCATGGAAGCCGAAGCCGCACATGGAACTGTTACTCGTCATTACCGAATGCATCAGCAAGGTAAACCAACCAGCACCAACCCTATTGCCAGTATTTTTGCTTGGACACAAGGTTTGGCATTTAGAGGGATGCTCGACAACAACCAGGATTTGATTAAGTTTTGCAAAACTCTCGAAACTGTTTGTATTGAAACTGTTGAAAGTGGTAAAATGACAAAGGATTTGGCAGTTTGTATACATGGTAATGCTGTTAAACAGGAACATTATTTAACTACAGAAGATTTTTTAAGTGCCATCGATTCGAATTTAAAATTGAAGTTGGCTTAA
- a CDS encoding insulinase family protein: MAETKSNSSYNYESIPNDILGTRIYTLENGFKVYMTVYKDAPRIQTYVAVKTGSKNDPADATGLAHYLEHLLFKGTDKFGTLDFEKEKKELDKIEVLYEAYRNTNKDEIRKIIYHQIDSISGVASKYAIANEYDKMIAMLGSKGNNAFTDFERTVYTNEIPSNQLENWLTVEGERFRNPVFRIFHTELEAVYEEKNRSLDSDDNQVYEALFKNLFPRHTYGTQATIGTIEHLKNPSLVKIKNFYSNYYVPNNMALIMSGDFNPDEAIKLINARFGALPNKAIPSFVPAKEVPFNNPVVVDINGPDAEFVNIGYRFGGVKTQDADMVLLISKIISNGTAGLMDIDLTQKQKVLDAYSFPYVLNDYSCLILGASPKINQTLEEVKNLMEQEIDKLKKGEFEEWMLAAVLTELKVAQTTAYETNRGRADVLLDAFTSDLKLEDKLNQLKRLEKITKKELVDFANRHLSNNYVVVYKHTGVNTNIEKVIKPAITPVEVNRDAQSDFLKKITEINVPEIEPVFIDYKKDIQQLQLKNNIPVLYKRNTENNTFSMYYILNMGTNHSKKTGVAIDYLQFLGTSKLTAAQVKEEFYKLGCTFEVFNSEDQTYVSLNGLAENFEPAVVLFENLLSDAQPSAQALIDRINDVLKKREDNKLSKYEILQMAMRNYARYGPRSPYTNILSTEELKALKPEELVGLINDLLSYQHRILYYGPLTGDSIVKVLNLRHYIAKAVKPIPPPIVFPELENIENRVFVVNYDMKQAEILSLHKSVNYTNSNVAKIALFNEYFGGGMGSIVFQTMRESKALAYGVYASYGIPVYANRAHYLSSYIGTQADKLPEAMKGMNELMNTIPHAEILFEGSKKAVLQKIRTERITKAAVLFNYEKAKKLGLDVDIRSTIYNEIADLTFSDLEAFSKQYVSNKKNTIMVLGDKSSLDMDILKQYGKVEFLSLKDIFGY; the protein is encoded by the coding sequence ATTGCAGAAACAAAATCAAATAGTAGTTACAATTACGAAAGCATTCCGAACGATATCCTTGGAACTCGAATTTATACACTCGAAAATGGATTTAAAGTTTATATGACGGTGTACAAAGACGCACCCCGAATTCAAACTTATGTTGCTGTGAAAACAGGTAGCAAAAATGATCCTGCCGATGCGACTGGTTTAGCCCATTATTTAGAACATTTGCTTTTTAAAGGCACCGATAAATTTGGTACGCTTGATTTTGAAAAAGAAAAAAAAGAACTCGACAAAATAGAGGTACTTTATGAAGCGTATCGAAATACAAACAAAGATGAAATTCGAAAAATTATCTACCATCAAATTGACAGCATAAGCGGTGTAGCTTCTAAATATGCTATTGCCAATGAATACGATAAAATGATTGCCATGTTAGGTTCAAAAGGGAATAATGCTTTTACTGATTTTGAACGAACTGTGTATACCAATGAAATTCCATCAAATCAACTCGAAAATTGGTTAACTGTGGAAGGTGAACGTTTCAGGAATCCGGTTTTTCGAATTTTCCATACTGAACTCGAAGCTGTATATGAAGAAAAAAACAGAAGCCTCGATAGTGATGACAATCAGGTGTATGAAGCACTTTTTAAAAACTTATTTCCAAGACACACGTATGGTACTCAAGCTACAATTGGGACCATCGAGCACCTAAAAAATCCATCGCTTGTAAAAATCAAAAATTTTTATTCAAACTATTATGTGCCCAATAACATGGCACTTATTATGTCGGGCGATTTTAATCCGGATGAAGCAATTAAATTAATCAATGCCCGTTTTGGTGCACTGCCCAATAAAGCCATTCCAAGTTTTGTACCCGCTAAAGAAGTTCCTTTTAACAATCCTGTTGTGGTTGATATAAACGGACCGGATGCCGAATTTGTAAACATTGGATATAGATTTGGCGGAGTTAAAACTCAAGATGCAGACATGGTTCTGTTGATTAGTAAAATTATAAGCAATGGTACAGCTGGTTTGATGGACATTGACCTTACACAAAAACAAAAAGTACTCGATGCCTATTCATTTCCGTATGTGTTAAACGATTATTCCTGCCTCATTCTGGGTGCTTCTCCAAAAATAAATCAAACATTGGAAGAGGTAAAAAACTTAATGGAACAAGAAATTGATAAATTAAAGAAGGGCGAGTTTGAGGAATGGATGCTTGCGGCGGTACTTACCGAACTTAAAGTGGCTCAAACTACTGCCTACGAAACAAACCGTGGTAGAGCCGATGTTTTGTTAGACGCCTTTACTTCCGATTTAAAATTAGAAGACAAATTAAATCAACTAAAACGTTTGGAGAAAATCACCAAAAAGGAATTGGTAGATTTTGCAAACCGCCACCTATCTAACAACTATGTAGTAGTATACAAACATACGGGTGTAAACACAAACATTGAAAAAGTAATTAAGCCTGCGATTACACCGGTTGAGGTAAACAGAGATGCTCAATCTGATTTCTTAAAAAAAATTACTGAAATAAATGTACCCGAAATTGAGCCGGTATTCATCGACTACAAAAAAGACATACAACAACTACAATTAAAAAACAACATTCCTGTATTATACAAGAGAAACACTGAAAATAATACGTTTAGTATGTATTATATTTTGAATATGGGTACCAACCATTCAAAAAAAACAGGCGTGGCAATTGACTACCTGCAATTTTTAGGAACCTCCAAACTAACGGCTGCTCAAGTTAAAGAAGAGTTTTATAAGTTAGGTTGCACTTTTGAAGTATTTAACTCAGAAGATCAAACTTACGTGAGTTTGAATGGACTTGCCGAAAATTTTGAACCTGCCGTAGTTCTATTTGAAAATTTATTGAGCGATGCACAACCTTCAGCACAAGCTTTAATCGACCGCATAAATGATGTATTAAAAAAGCGTGAAGACAACAAATTATCAAAATACGAGATACTTCAAATGGCCATGCGAAATTATGCCAGATACGGACCGCGTTCACCTTATACGAATATACTATCGACTGAAGAATTGAAAGCACTTAAACCAGAAGAATTGGTTGGATTGATAAATGATTTATTGAGTTATCAGCATCGAATTCTCTATTATGGACCACTCACCGGCGATAGTATTGTTAAGGTTTTAAATCTTCGCCATTACATTGCGAAAGCTGTAAAACCTATTCCTCCACCAATAGTATTTCCTGAGCTCGAAAATATTGAAAATAGAGTTTTTGTTGTGAATTACGACATGAAGCAAGCCGAAATTTTGTCCTTGCATAAAAGTGTAAATTATACAAATTCGAATGTTGCAAAAATTGCACTATTTAACGAGTATTTCGGTGGAGGAATGGGTAGCATCGTTTTTCAAACCATGCGCGAATCAAAAGCCCTGGCATATGGAGTGTATGCGTCTTATGGAATTCCAGTGTATGCGAATAGGGCGCATTATTTGAGCAGCTACATCGGAACCCAGGCAGATAAACTTCCCGAAGCCATGAAAGGCATGAACGAATTAATGAATACTATACCACATGCTGAAATTCTTTTTGAAGGATCCAAAAAAGCAGTCTTACAAAAAATTCGCACTGAGCGCATCACTAAGGCTGCAGTGCTTTTTAACTATGAAAAAGCAAAAAAACTTGGCCTCGACGTTGATATACGAAGTACTATTTATAACGAAATAGCCGATTTAACTTTTAGCGATTTGGAAGCTTTTAGTAAGCAATACGTCAGCAATAAAAAAAATACCATAATGGTACTAGGCGATAAATCATCTTTGGATATGGATATTTTAAAACAATATGGAAAGGTAGAGTTTCTTAGTTTAAAAGATATTTTTGGCTATTAA